A part of Bacteroidia bacterium genomic DNA contains:
- a CDS encoding DUF6660 family protein, whose product MKFFAVILATFILVLSIVPFEGACCDTQCEEVYSGLDTKSDQENNGGQQNETCPPLCGCQCSHIHVISVVYNKVDRQLAPVNDNKLLRAYNDGISFDLIHAIWHPPKIS is encoded by the coding sequence ATGAAATTCTTCGCAGTCATATTAGCCACTTTTATTTTGGTTCTATCTATAGTACCATTTGAGGGTGCTTGCTGTGATACACAATGCGAAGAAGTTTATTCTGGACTGGATACTAAATCTGACCAAGAGAACAATGGAGGTCAACAAAATGAAACATGTCCTCCTCTATGTGGCTGCCAATGTAGCCACATTCACGTAATCTCTGTTGTTTATAATAAAGTTGATCGTCAATTAGCTCCGGTTAATGACAATAAGCTACTAAGAGCTTATAACGATGGCATTTCTTTCGATTTAATTCATGCCATTTGGCATCCGCCAAAAATTTCCTAA